Proteins encoded together in one Bosea sp. (in: a-proteobacteria) window:
- a CDS encoding SIS domain-containing protein gives MTADIRASALRTVATERAGLDTLHAALADGLGAPFTEAVALILAASGRVIVSGMGKSGHVGRKLAATLASTGTPAHFVHPAEASHGDLGMVRPEDVVIALSWSGETAELAALVGYTRRFRVGLIAFTANPQSTLGREADVALILPKAAEACPNGLAPTTSTTMQIALGDALAVALLEARGFSRQDFFVYHPGGKLGAQLKTVESIMHRGAELPLIGLDTALPDVVAMISAKSFGCAVVMGPDGKLAGVVTDGDLRRKAAMGGGGALRARDIMTANPRRVGLDTLAVEALELVNRSRITALIVVDAQDRPAGLVHVHDLLALGVA, from the coding sequence ATGACAGCCGATATCCGCGCCTCCGCCCTTCGCACCGTCGCGACCGAACGGGCCGGCCTCGATACCCTCCACGCGGCGCTCGCCGACGGGCTGGGAGCGCCCTTCACCGAGGCCGTCGCGCTGATCCTGGCCGCGAGCGGGCGCGTGATCGTCTCAGGCATGGGCAAGTCCGGCCATGTCGGGCGCAAGCTCGCCGCGACGCTGGCCTCGACCGGCACGCCCGCCCATTTCGTCCACCCGGCCGAGGCGAGCCATGGCGATCTCGGCATGGTCCGGCCGGAGGATGTGGTGATCGCGCTGTCCTGGTCTGGCGAGACGGCGGAGCTTGCCGCGCTCGTCGGCTATACCCGCCGCTTCCGGGTCGGGCTGATCGCCTTCACCGCCAATCCGCAGAGCACGCTGGGCAGGGAGGCGGATGTCGCGCTGATCCTGCCCAAGGCGGCGGAAGCCTGCCCGAACGGGCTTGCCCCCACCACCTCGACGACGATGCAGATCGCGCTCGGCGATGCGCTGGCGGTCGCGCTCTTGGAGGCGCGCGGCTTCTCGCGGCAGGATTTCTTCGTCTACCACCCCGGCGGCAAGCTCGGCGCGCAGCTCAAGACGGTGGAGAGCATCATGCATCGCGGCGCCGAATTGCCGCTGATCGGCCTCGATACGGCCCTGCCGGACGTCGTCGCCATGATCTCGGCGAAGAGCTTCGGCTGTGCCGTGGTGATGGGGCCGGACGGCAAGCTCGCCGGCGTCGTCACCGATGGCGATTTGCGCCGCAAGGCGGCGATGGGCGGCGGCGGCGCGCTCCGGGCGCGCGACATCATGACGGCGAACCCGCGCCGCGTCGGCCTCGACACGCTCGCGGTCGAGGCGCTGGAGCTGGTCAACCGCAGCCGGATCACGGCGCTGATCGTCGTCGATGCGCAGGACCGCCCGGCCGGGCTCGTCCATGTCCATGATCTCCTGGCGCTGGGGGTCGCCTGA
- a CDS encoding outer membrane beta-barrel protein has protein sequence MSGRATILFLSGTALAGLALACPAEAQQMPRGSLRSGAPAYVAQQPAAPRPDPAAVGAEPEALRNQPGQSSAVSARQPPRASDPVQAPALRGVTQRQFRPPQPTVAALPPPPPAPAPPPRRRSASEEDPYAALGIRVGAVTLRPSVTNSIGYDTNPQRSSAAGSKGSGFSRHEGELEIQSDWNVHELKGRLNAGYLEFFRNKDASRPDAQGNLDLRLDATRDTRFLIETRLRLDTQRPGSPDLTAAVAGRPQIWQYGGSAGMTHDINRLQLTLRGSVDRSDYEDARLSNGAMLSQKDRNMTQYGLRLRAAYEVTPGFKPFAEAEIDHRDFDEKADFYGYERSSNGLTGRVGSSFEISRQLTGEVSGGYQNRKYDDSRLKNLRGFVGDAAVLWTPTPLTTVTLRGGAELGDTTIAGSSGTTVRRATLEVAHALRRNLTVTGFTNFTRTEYDGQGLREDYSNVGARLEYRLTRTFAVRASFTHERLNSTAQGSDYTANVSLVGLRVQF, from the coding sequence GTGTCCGGCCGCGCGACGATCCTCTTTCTATCCGGCACGGCGCTCGCCGGGCTCGCGCTCGCCTGCCCGGCCGAGGCGCAGCAGATGCCGCGCGGCAGCCTGAGGAGCGGCGCGCCGGCTTACGTCGCCCAGCAGCCCGCAGCCCCGCGGCCCGATCCCGCAGCGGTCGGCGCGGAGCCGGAAGCGCTGCGCAATCAGCCCGGGCAGAGTTCGGCGGTCTCGGCGCGGCAGCCGCCGCGCGCCAGCGATCCGGTCCAGGCGCCGGCGCTGCGCGGCGTCACCCAGCGCCAGTTCCGGCCGCCGCAGCCGACCGTCGCGGCGCTGCCACCCCCTCCCCCCGCCCCGGCCCCGCCGCCACGGCGGCGCAGCGCGAGCGAGGAAGACCCTTATGCCGCGCTCGGCATTCGCGTCGGGGCGGTCACGCTGCGCCCCTCCGTCACCAATTCGATCGGCTACGACACCAACCCGCAACGCTCGTCGGCGGCGGGCAGCAAGGGCTCGGGCTTCAGCCGGCACGAGGGCGAGCTGGAGATCCAGTCCGACTGGAACGTCCATGAGCTGAAAGGCCGGCTCAACGCCGGCTATCTCGAGTTCTTCCGCAACAAGGATGCCTCGCGCCCCGACGCCCAGGGCAATCTCGACCTCAGGCTCGACGCGACGCGCGACACCCGCTTCCTCATCGAAACGCGCCTCCGGCTCGATACGCAGCGCCCCGGCTCGCCGGACCTGACCGCCGCCGTCGCCGGCCGGCCGCAGATCTGGCAATATGGCGGCTCGGCCGGCATGACCCACGACATCAACCGGCTGCAACTGACGCTGCGCGGCTCGGTCGACCGCAGCGACTACGAGGACGCCCGGCTCTCCAACGGCGCGATGCTGTCGCAGAAGGACCGCAACATGACGCAGTACGGCCTGCGCCTGCGCGCGGCCTACGAGGTCACGCCCGGGTTCAAGCCCTTCGCCGAGGCCGAGATCGACCACCGCGATTTCGACGAGAAGGCGGATTTCTACGGCTACGAGCGCTCCTCGAACGGCCTGACCGGACGCGTCGGATCGAGCTTCGAGATCAGCCGGCAGCTCACCGGCGAAGTCTCCGGCGGCTATCAGAACCGCAAATACGACGATTCACGGCTGAAGAACCTGCGCGGCTTCGTCGGCGACGCGGCCGTGCTGTGGACGCCGACGCCGCTGACCACCGTCACGCTGCGCGGCGGCGCCGAGCTCGGCGACACCACAATCGCGGGCTCCTCGGGCACCACGGTGCGGCGCGCCACGCTGGAAGTCGCCCATGCGCTGCGCCGCAACCTCACCGTCACCGGCTTCACCAATTTCACCCGGACCGAATATGACGGGCAGGGCCTGCGCGAGGACTACAGCAATGTCGGCGCGCGGCTGGAATACAGGCTGACGCGCACCTTCGCGGTCCGCGCGAGCTTCACCCATGAGCGCCTGAACTCGACGGCCCAGGGCTCCGATTACACCGCCAACGTCTCGCTGGTGGGGTTGAGGGTGCAGTTTTAG
- a CDS encoding M3 family oligoendopeptidase has protein sequence MGFHDTVLRSGESAAAARTIGELPEWDLTHLYPGIDSAAFKGDLDRAHADAQALSARYRGKLAEIAGEPDGSATLAAAVRSYEGLSDLLGRIGAYAGLVYAGDTTDPQCAKFYGDTQDRLNAAITELLFFELELNRIEPELMAKVAGEAPLSHWKPWLDDLARDKPHQLEDRIETLFHEKSMTGAAAWNRLFDETIASLRFTVDGEELTLELTLNKLQDSDGEVRRKAAEALSTVFRKELRIFALITNTLAKDKEISDRWRKFEDVADSRHLANRVEREVVDALVSAVREAYPRLSHRYYRLKAKWFGREELDFWDRNAPLPQVEQRTIPWTEARKTVLSAYAAFSPEMAAIAQRFFDERWIDAPPRPGKAPGAFAHPTVPSAHPYVLLNYQGKPRDVMTLAHELGHGVHQVLAAPNGALMAPTPLTLAETASVFGEMLTFRKLLDSTSDPKQRKAMLAAKVEDMINTVVRQIAFYTFERKVHEARREGELTPEALCAIWMSVQGESLGPAIRLSAAYEPYWCYVPHFIHSPFYVYAYAFGDCLVNSLYGVYQNAAEGFQERYFALLSAGGSKPYGELLKPFGLDAKDPGFWQIGLTMIEGMIVELEGME, from the coding sequence ATGGGTTTTCACGACACGGTCCTGCGTTCTGGCGAGAGTGCGGCGGCGGCCCGGACGATCGGGGAGCTGCCGGAATGGGATCTGACCCATCTCTATCCCGGCATCGATTCAGCCGCGTTCAAGGGCGATCTCGACCGCGCGCATGCGGACGCGCAGGCGCTGTCGGCGCGCTATCGCGGCAAGCTCGCCGAGATCGCGGGAGAGCCCGACGGCAGCGCGACGCTCGCCGCGGCGGTGAGGAGCTATGAAGGTCTGAGCGACCTGCTCGGCCGGATCGGCGCCTATGCGGGGCTCGTCTATGCCGGCGACACCACCGATCCCCAGTGCGCCAAGTTCTATGGCGACACGCAGGACAGGCTCAACGCCGCGATCACCGAGCTTTTGTTCTTCGAGCTGGAATTGAACCGCATCGAGCCCGAGCTGATGGCGAAGGTGGCGGGTGAGGCGCCGCTTTCGCACTGGAAGCCCTGGCTCGACGATCTCGCCCGCGACAAGCCGCACCAGCTCGAGGACCGGATCGAGACGCTGTTCCACGAGAAGTCGATGACCGGCGCCGCCGCCTGGAACCGGCTCTTCGACGAGACCATCGCCTCGCTGCGCTTCACCGTCGATGGCGAGGAGCTGACGCTGGAGCTCACGCTCAACAAGCTGCAGGACAGCGATGGCGAGGTGCGGCGCAAGGCGGCCGAGGCGCTGAGCACGGTGTTCCGCAAGGAACTGCGCATCTTCGCGCTGATCACCAATACGCTCGCCAAGGACAAGGAGATCTCCGACCGCTGGCGCAAGTTCGAGGACGTCGCGGATTCGCGCCATCTCGCCAACCGGGTCGAGCGCGAGGTGGTGGATGCGCTGGTTTCGGCCGTGCGCGAAGCCTATCCGCGCCTGTCGCACCGCTATTATCGGCTTAAAGCGAAGTGGTTCGGCCGCGAGGAGCTGGATTTCTGGGACCGCAACGCGCCGCTGCCGCAGGTCGAGCAGCGCACGATCCCCTGGACCGAGGCGCGCAAGACCGTGCTCTCCGCCTATGCCGCCTTCTCGCCGGAGATGGCGGCGATCGCGCAGCGCTTCTTCGACGAGCGCTGGATCGACGCCCCGCCACGTCCGGGCAAGGCGCCGGGCGCCTTCGCGCATCCGACCGTGCCGTCCGCGCATCCATACGTGCTGCTGAACTACCAGGGCAAGCCGCGCGACGTGATGACGCTCGCCCATGAGCTCGGCCATGGCGTGCATCAGGTGCTGGCGGCGCCGAACGGGGCCCTGATGGCGCCGACGCCGCTGACTCTGGCCGAGACGGCGAGCGTCTTCGGCGAGATGCTGACCTTCCGCAAGCTGCTCGACTCGACCTCCGACCCGAAGCAGCGCAAGGCGATGCTGGCGGCCAAGGTCGAGGACATGATCAACACGGTCGTGCGCCAGATCGCCTTCTACACCTTTGAGCGCAAGGTCCATGAGGCGCGCCGCGAGGGCGAGCTGACGCCCGAGGCTTTGTGCGCGATCTGGATGAGCGTGCAGGGCGAGAGCCTGGGCCCGGCGATCCGGCTCTCGGCGGCTTACGAGCCCTATTGGTGCTATGTCCCGCACTTCATCCATTCGCCCTTCTACGTCTATGCCTATGCCTTCGGGGATTGCCTGGTGAACTCGCTCTACGGCGTCTACCAGAACGCCGCCGAGGGCTTCCAGGAGCGCTATTTCGCGCTGCTCTCGGCCGGCGGCAGCAAGCCCTATGGCGAGCTGCTCAAGCCTTTCGGCCTCGATGCGAAGGACCCGGGCTTCTGGCAGATCGGGCTGACGATGATCGAGGGGATGATCGTCGAGCTGGAAGGGATGGAGTAG
- a CDS encoding sigma-54 dependent transcriptional regulator translates to MTDTVLIVDDDPVQRRLLDAMLKRLGCEVASVENGEAALSLIGAPEGARFDAVVLDLNMPGLDGMGVLAALRERGSEIPVIVQTANGSIETVVAAMRAGAVDFVVKPVGTERLQVSLRNALKLGALEHELRHIKRRAANTLGFRDLTTRSPDMARVVRLAERAAKSNIPILIEGESGVGKEVLARAIQGSSDRKGKPFVTVNCGAIPHNLVESILFGHEKGAFTGATERHLGKFVEANGGTLFLDEVGELPLDAQVKLLRAIQEGEVDPVGGRKSVRVDIRLISATNKSLLDQVKRGAFREDLYYRLNVFPITLPPLRQRREDIADLARGFLARFAAEEGRKLTGLSAEATALITGYDWPGNVRQLENAVFRAVVLADGPELGIAEFPQIAAQMDGYAVEVPPAPAPLARPEAQGEPAPRIIQMPVRDPNALELVAGSDMRKLDELEREIITFALAHYRGHMSEVSRKLGIGRSTLYRKLKDYGLIESETPAEETDAA, encoded by the coding sequence ATGACCGACACCGTCCTGATCGTCGACGACGACCCCGTCCAGCGCCGCCTGCTCGACGCCATGCTGAAGCGCCTCGGCTGCGAGGTCGCGAGCGTCGAGAACGGCGAGGCCGCGCTCAGCCTCATCGGCGCGCCCGAGGGCGCGCGCTTCGATGCGGTCGTGCTCGACCTCAACATGCCCGGCCTCGACGGCATGGGCGTGCTCGCGGCGCTGCGCGAACGCGGCAGCGAGATCCCCGTCATCGTCCAGACGGCGAACGGCTCGATCGAGACCGTCGTCGCCGCCATGCGCGCCGGCGCCGTCGATTTCGTGGTCAAGCCCGTCGGTACCGAGCGCCTCCAGGTCTCGCTGCGCAACGCGCTGAAGCTCGGCGCGCTCGAGCACGAGCTGCGCCACATCAAGCGCCGCGCCGCGAACACGCTCGGCTTCCGCGACCTTACGACGCGCAGCCCCGACATGGCCCGCGTCGTCAGATTGGCCGAGCGCGCGGCGAAGTCGAACATCCCGATCCTGATCGAGGGCGAATCCGGCGTCGGCAAGGAGGTGCTGGCGCGCGCGATCCAGGGCTCCAGCGACCGCAAGGGCAAGCCCTTCGTCACGGTGAATTGCGGCGCGATCCCGCACAACCTCGTCGAATCGATCCTGTTCGGCCATGAGAAGGGCGCCTTCACCGGCGCGACCGAGCGCCATCTCGGCAAGTTCGTCGAGGCCAACGGCGGCACGCTCTTCCTCGACGAGGTCGGCGAACTGCCGCTCGACGCCCAGGTCAAGCTCCTGCGCGCCATCCAGGAGGGCGAGGTCGACCCCGTCGGCGGCCGCAAATCGGTGCGCGTCGACATCCGCCTGATCTCGGCCACCAACAAGAGCCTGCTCGACCAGGTCAAGCGCGGCGCCTTCCGCGAGGACCTGTACTACCGCCTCAACGTCTTCCCGATCACGCTGCCGCCGCTGCGCCAGCGCCGCGAGGACATCGCCGATCTGGCGCGCGGCTTCCTCGCCCGCTTCGCCGCCGAGGAGGGCCGCAAGCTCACCGGGCTTTCGGCCGAGGCAACCGCCCTGATCACCGGCTATGACTGGCCGGGCAACGTCCGCCAGCTCGAGAACGCCGTGTTCCGCGCCGTGGTGCTCGCCGACGGCCCCGAGCTCGGTATCGCCGAATTCCCGCAGATCGCCGCGCAGATGGACGGCTACGCGGTCGAGGTCCCGCCGGCGCCGGCCCCGCTCGCCCGCCCCGAGGCGCAAGGCGAGCCTGCGCCGCGCATCATCCAGATGCCGGTGCGCGATCCCAACGCGCTCGAGCTCGTCGCCGGCTCCGACATGCGCAAGCTCGACGAGCTGGAGCGCGAAATCATCACCTTCGCGCTGGCGCATTACCGCGGGCACATGTCCGAGGTCTCGCGCAAGCTCGGCATCGGCCGCTCGACGCTCTACCGCAAGCTCAAGGATTACGGACTGATCGAGAGCGAAACGCCGGCCGAGGAAACCGACGCGGCCTGA
- a CDS encoding L,D-transpeptidase family protein: MPPRHWANRASASALAIMLGCLPLSAETRTAFDPVLAIPLPEEPPLDLSEAHEPEIVTGTVTPASRPQDPAKQDAAAPLDEAAETITLDIPAVEMPAADPALAPATGPLRAVEPLVPLPEVPKVVITLPPGSEFAAAVVAALPEALTLHRLGERERAAIAAAYQANENRPFWVGAKGWNEAGKRIAAQLGRAAEDALRPNDYPLPVFEASDRDKLASADIRLSALAVLYARDARGGRLDPRRLSKLITPTLHLPSAEEVLSTLTGASDAGAALSAYNPPHEGYRRLKAKLAEMREHLDDTPLVRIPAGPPLKLGMRDARVPLVRARLGLGPSEEPVFDRSTALALADFQKKAGLPANGILSGPTLAALGRPASARGEEDLVAQMERWRWLPPDLGADRIMVNVPEMRVRVLRAGKVVHEARAIIGKPESATPIFSHRMDHVIVNPSWYVPPSILRKEFLPGLAADPDYAAKRGYVVTRTKGGGISVRQPPGERNALGWIKFMFPNEHAVYLHDTPNRRLFSAEKRAFSHGCVRVENPFALADQVLGPEWTHERLKRLIGSGERRINLPQPLAIHLVYNTIVVGEDGQITRFDDVYGFHRLVRQALEQQG, from the coding sequence ATGCCTCCTCGCCACTGGGCGAACCGGGCCTCGGCCTCCGCTCTGGCCATCATGCTGGGCTGCCTTCCGCTCAGCGCCGAGACACGCACGGCCTTCGATCCGGTGCTCGCGATCCCGCTGCCGGAAGAGCCGCCGCTCGACCTCTCCGAGGCTCACGAGCCGGAGATCGTGACCGGCACGGTCACGCCCGCGAGCCGCCCGCAGGACCCGGCGAAGCAGGATGCCGCCGCACCGCTCGACGAGGCCGCCGAGACGATCACGCTCGACATCCCCGCAGTCGAGATGCCGGCGGCCGACCCGGCGCTTGCGCCCGCCACCGGCCCGCTGCGGGCCGTCGAGCCGCTGGTGCCGCTGCCGGAGGTGCCGAAGGTCGTCATCACGCTGCCGCCCGGCTCCGAATTCGCGGCCGCGGTCGTCGCCGCCCTGCCCGAGGCGCTGACGCTGCACCGCCTCGGCGAGCGCGAGCGCGCCGCGATCGCCGCCGCCTATCAGGCCAATGAGAACCGCCCGTTCTGGGTCGGCGCCAAGGGCTGGAACGAGGCCGGCAAGCGCATCGCAGCCCAGCTCGGCCGCGCCGCCGAGGACGCCTTGCGGCCGAACGACTATCCCCTGCCCGTCTTCGAGGCGAGCGACCGGGACAAGCTCGCCTCAGCCGACATCCGCCTCTCGGCGCTCGCCGTGCTCTATGCCCGCGACGCGCGCGGCGGGCGCCTCGATCCGCGCCGGCTCTCGAAGCTGATCACGCCGACGCTCCACCTGCCTTCGGCGGAGGAGGTGCTCTCCACGCTCACCGGCGCGAGCGATGCGGGCGCGGCGCTTTCCGCCTACAACCCGCCGCATGAGGGCTATCGCCGCCTCAAGGCGAAGCTTGCGGAAATGCGCGAGCATCTCGACGATACGCCGCTCGTGCGCATCCCCGCCGGCCCGCCGCTCAAGCTCGGCATGCGCGACGCGCGCGTGCCCCTGGTCAGGGCGCGGCTCGGCCTCGGCCCGAGCGAGGAGCCGGTCTTCGACCGCTCGACCGCGCTCGCGCTCGCCGATTTCCAGAAGAAGGCCGGGCTGCCGGCCAACGGCATCCTGAGCGGGCCGACGCTCGCCGCGCTCGGCAGACCTGCGAGCGCGCGCGGCGAGGAGGACCTCGTCGCCCAGATGGAGCGCTGGCGCTGGCTGCCGCCCGATCTCGGAGCCGACCGCATCATGGTCAACGTGCCGGAGATGCGGGTGCGCGTCTTGCGCGCCGGCAAGGTCGTCCACGAGGCCCGCGCCATCATCGGCAAGCCGGAATCGGCGACGCCGATCTTCTCGCACCGGATGGACCACGTCATCGTCAACCCGTCCTGGTACGTGCCGCCCTCGATCCTGAGGAAGGAATTCCTGCCGGGCCTCGCCGCCGATCCGGACTATGCCGCCAAGCGCGGCTATGTCGTGACCCGCACCAAGGGCGGCGGCATCTCGGTGCGCCAGCCGCCGGGCGAGCGCAACGCGCTCGGCTGGATCAAGTTCATGTTCCCCAACGAGCATGCGGTCTATCTGCACGACACGCCGAACCGGCGCCTGTTCAGCGCCGAGAAGCGCGCCTTCAGCCATGGCTGCGTGCGCGTCGAGAACCCCTTCGCGCTCGCCGACCAGGTGCTCGGCCCGGAATGGACGCATGAGCGGCTGAAGCGCCTGATCGGCTCTGGCGAACGCCGCATCAACCTGCCGCAGCCGCTGGCGATCCACCTCGTCTACAACACCATCGTCGTCGGCGAGGACGGCCAGATCACCCGCTTCGACGACGTCTACGGTTTCCACAGGCTGGTCAGGCAGGCGCTGGAGCAGCAGGGCTGA
- a CDS encoding DUF882 domain-containing protein, which translates to MGRTNATLPGHAPSGFKPAARHVLALGIALAASLIGIRGTQNAAANGDTRTITIRHMHTKEETTVTFKRDGRYDSAALEKLNWALRDWRTDEPIRMDPRLFDVVWEAQRQLGSDQPFHVVSAYRAPGTNAMLRRRSRAVAKHSQHMLGKAMDFYLPDTPTARIREIGMRLQRGGVGFYPNAHTPFVHLDVGSVRSWPRMTRDQLVRLFPDQKTVHLPADGQPLAGYELAKAEILSGGGAVAGYASADLDEGAVIASGRKSLWASLFGGDDEEADARPAARGRRAAPRQQQPVVMAYANPVDDGNSADGGRFATSRAAAPEPVTRTLTRERSERLAPRIGTEPPQPAPTPEPADQPAVAAAPAPRGPQLIDAPLPLARPRGLTAPADDGAPVQIAALPAAGGALAFAPQPEQKLVLASLPPRRPGEVAAASETILAGRPVNAPLPPLRPTELADAAIAALRAADSAEGRLVVVALPPVRPREGGVSFVTATRRAGSLEEEAGEPSQLDRGGLDSLFAAVARTGAASGRPVSVATARARTAAPSRAPIAGPSPAASLGFSHGDPLDAKPGTFTGPAVRPLPTNFVQN; encoded by the coding sequence TTGGGCAGGACAAACGCCACGCTCCCAGGCCATGCGCCGTCCGGCTTCAAGCCGGCCGCGCGGCATGTCCTGGCGCTCGGCATCGCGCTCGCCGCCTCCCTCATCGGCATCCGCGGCACGCAGAACGCCGCCGCCAACGGCGACACCCGCACCATCACCATCCGGCACATGCACACCAAGGAGGAGACGACCGTCACCTTCAAGCGTGACGGCCGCTACGATTCGGCCGCGCTGGAAAAGCTGAACTGGGCCTTGCGCGACTGGCGCACCGACGAGCCGATCCGCATGGACCCGCGCCTGTTCGACGTCGTCTGGGAGGCGCAGCGCCAGCTCGGCTCCGACCAGCCCTTCCACGTCGTCTCGGCCTATCGCGCGCCCGGCACCAACGCGATGCTGCGCCGGCGCTCGCGCGCCGTCGCCAAGCACAGCCAGCACATGCTCGGCAAGGCGATGGATTTCTACCTGCCCGACACGCCGACCGCCCGCATCCGCGAGATCGGCATGCGACTCCAGCGCGGCGGCGTCGGCTTCTATCCGAACGCCCACACCCCCTTCGTCCATCTCGATGTCGGATCGGTGCGCTCCTGGCCGCGGATGACGCGCGACCAGCTCGTGCGCCTCTTCCCCGACCAGAAGACGGTGCATCTGCCCGCCGACGGCCAGCCGCTCGCCGGCTACGAGCTCGCCAAGGCGGAGATCCTGTCGGGCGGCGGCGCCGTCGCCGGCTATGCCAGCGCCGATCTCGACGAGGGCGCCGTCATCGCGTCCGGCCGCAAGAGCCTGTGGGCCTCGCTGTTCGGCGGCGACGACGAGGAGGCCGATGCCCGCCCGGCGGCGCGCGGCCGCCGCGCCGCGCCGCGCCAGCAGCAGCCGGTGGTCATGGCCTATGCCAATCCCGTCGACGACGGCAATTCCGCCGATGGCGGCCGCTTCGCCACCTCGAGGGCGGCCGCCCCCGAACCCGTGACGCGTACGCTGACCCGCGAGCGCTCGGAACGCCTGGCGCCGCGGATCGGGACCGAGCCGCCGCAGCCGGCGCCCACGCCGGAACCCGCCGACCAGCCGGCGGTCGCGGCCGCCCCGGCGCCGCGCGGCCCGCAACTGATCGATGCGCCGCTGCCGCTGGCACGGCCGCGTGGCCTCACCGCGCCGGCCGACGACGGCGCGCCCGTGCAGATCGCCGCGCTGCCGGCGGCGGGCGGGGCGCTCGCCTTCGCCCCCCAGCCCGAGCAGAAGCTCGTGCTCGCCTCCCTGCCGCCGCGCCGCCCCGGCGAGGTTGCTGCGGCGAGCGAAACCATCCTGGCCGGCCGGCCGGTCAATGCCCCGCTGCCGCCGCTGCGGCCGACGGAGTTGGCGGACGCCGCCATAGCCGCGCTGCGCGCCGCCGACAGCGCGGAAGGGCGCCTCGTCGTCGTGGCCCTGCCGCCGGTGCGCCCGCGCGAGGGCGGCGTCAGCTTCGTCACGGCCACGCGGCGCGCGGGCTCTCTCGAGGAGGAAGCCGGGGAGCCGTCGCAGCTCGACCGCGGCGGCCTCGATTCCCTGTTCGCCGCAGTCGCCCGCACCGGCGCCGCCTCCGGCCGGCCGGTCAGCGTCGCGACGGCTCGCGCCCGCACCGCCGCGCCCTCCCGCGCGCCGATCGCCGGCCCGAGCCCGGCGGCCTCCCTCGGCTTCAGCCATGGCGACCCGCTCGACGCCAAGCCCGGCACCTTCACCGGCCCCGCCGTGCGCCCGCTGCCGACGAATTTCGTGCAGAACTGA